Part of the Bacillus cereus group sp. RP43 genome is shown below.
AGCGTATTCGTTTAGCGACACAAATTGGTTCTCGTCTTACTGGTGTACTTTACATTCTTGATGAGCCTTCTATCGGTTTACATCAGCGTGATAATGATCGTCTTATTCGCACATTGCAGGAAATGCGTGATTTAGGAAATACGTTAATCGTTGTTGAGCATGATGAAGATACGATGATGGCTGCTGATTATTTACTTGATATCGGACCTGGTGCAGGTATTCATGGTGGTCAAGTTGTATCAGCAGGTACACCAGCTGAAGTGATGCAAGACGAGAATTCATTAACAGGGAAATACCTAAGCGGTAAAGAGTTTATTCCGGTACCACTTGAAAGACGTAAAGGTGACGGACGTAAAGTAGAGATTATCGGTGCGAAAGAAAATAACTTAAAGAATGCGAAAATGTCATTCCCTCTAGGTACATTTGTAGCGGTAACGGGCGTATCTGGTTCTGGAAAAAGTACGATGATTAATGAAGTGCTATACAAATCGTTAGCTCAAAAGTTATATAAGGCGAAAGCGAAGCCAGGGTCTCATAAAGAAATTAAAGGTCTTGAGCAGTTAGATAAAGTTATTGATATTGATCAATCACCAATCGGGCGTACACCACGTTCAAATCCAGCAACATATACAGGTGTATTCGATGATATTCGTGATGTATTTGCGCAAACGAATGAAGCGAAAGTGCGTGGATATCAAAAAGGACGTTTCAGCTTTAACGTAAAAGGCGGCCGTTGTGAAGCGTGTCGTGGTGATGGGATTATTAAAATTGAAATGCATTTCTTACCAGACGTGTATGTTCCGTGTGAAGTTTGTCACGGTAAACGTTACAACCGTGAAACGTTAGAAGTGAAATATAAAGATAAGAATATTTCTGAAGTGTTAGGGATGACCATTGAAGATGGGGTAGAGTTCTTTGCTAATATCCCGAAAATTAAGCGTAAACTTCAAACACTTGTAGATGTAGGGCTTGGTTATATGAAATTAGGACAACCAGCTACGACGTTATCAGGTGGTGAGGCGCAGCGTGTGAAATTAGCTTCTGAATTACATCGTCGTTCTACAGGGCGTACGTTATACATTTTAGATGAGCCAACGACTGGCCTACATGCACATGATATTGCACGTCTTCTAGAAGTGTTGCAACGTCTTGTTGAAAGCGGCGAGACAGTTCTTGTTATTGAACATAATTTAGATGTTATTAAAACAGCTGACTATATCGTTGACCTTGGACCGGAAGGCGGAGACAAAGGTGGACAAATCGTTGCTTCCGGAACGCCAGAACAAGTAGTGAAAGAAGAACGCTCGTATACAGGTAAGTATTTAAAAGAGATTTTAGATCGTGATAAAGCAAGAATGAAAGAGAAAATAAAAGAAGTAGAGTTATCACAATAAGTTGTTAATAAAAACCGAGTGGGAATTACACTCGGTTTTTATTTCACTAAGGAAAACTGGTAAGATTGTTAGTAGGTATACAAGTATAAAGAATAGAATAAATTGGTATAAGTGTTTGCATGTTACTTGCGTTTATTATCTATTAGCGTATGATGAAATATATATGTTAAAAGGATGTGTAAGGAAATGAGATGGATTGTATCACTTCTTGTAAATAGCGTTGTGTTAATCGCTGTATCCGGACTTTTAAAAGGGGTTGCACCAGACGCATTTTACATAGCAAATATACAAACTGCAATTATTGCGAGTATTATATTGGCGATTTTAAACGTATTTGTAAAGCCGCTTTTAATTTTAATTACGCTACCGATTACTCTTGTAACTTTCGGTTTCTTCTTAATTGTTATTAATGCGATTACGTTAAAGATGACGGATTCATTATTAGGGGACGCCTTTAATATATCTGGATTTGGTGTAGCGATTGTTGCGGCAATTTGTATTTCGATTTTTAATATGATAATTGAAAAAGTAATTGTTGAACCATTACATGAAAAAAAGAGAAAATGACAAAAAG
Proteins encoded:
- a CDS encoding phage holin family protein, with product MRWIVSLLVNSVVLIAVSGLLKGVAPDAFYIANIQTAIIASIILAILNVFVKPLLILITLPITLVTFGFFLIVINAITLKMTDSLLGDAFNISGFGVAIVAAICISIFNMIIEKVIVEPLHEKKRK